The Methanomicrobia archaeon sequence AGTGGCCTTCTGCGGCGGAGCACCGCAGTTCGATGACATCACGGTGATGGTCTTGAAAGCGGGGGAAGTAGAAGATGCGTGATCACGTGGAGCAGGAGTTCGAAGCTGATTTAGCACAGCTCGAGCCAATCGGGAAATTTATAGTGACCGTGCTTCGCGAATTCGGCCTGGAAGAGCAGAGGATCTTTCATCTCCAGCTGGCTGTTGACGAGGCGTGCTCGAATATCATCAAGTACGGATACGCTACTGCAACGGCCGAAGAGAACAAGATCATGATCTGTTGCTCACGGCG is a genomic window containing:
- a CDS encoding ATP-binding protein, which gives rise to MRDHVEQEFEADLAQLEPIGKFIVTVLREFGLEEQRIFHLQLAVDEACSNIIKYGYATATAEENKIMICCSRRDGTIAVEIKDNGKPFDPMTVASPHLEASLEERQIGGLGIYFMKKVTDAISYAYTDGQNVLTLVVRC